A window of Heliomicrobium undosum genomic DNA:
CGGACGCGGGCGGTAAGCCCCAGCAGACTTTCCAGTTCTCGCTGGATCGTCCGTTCGATCTTTTCGAGGTTGCGCACCTCGTCGGAGAAGAGTTTGTCCGAAACCTCCACCCACACCTCCAGCGTGTCCAGGGTGCCTACCCGATCGACGACGAGCACATAGTGGGGCTCTGTCAGGCCGAGCTTGAGGAGGACGCTCTCCACCTGAGACGGGAAAACGTTGACGCCACGGATGATGATCATGTCGTCGCTGCGGCCGCTCACCTTTTCCATGCGGACATGGGTCCGGCCGCATGGGCAGGGTTCGGCGTGCAGGACTGAGATGTCGCGGGTGCGGTAGCGGATGACGGGGAAGCCTTCCTTGGTGATGGTGGTGAAGACGAGTTCCCCTTTTTCCCCGTAGGGCAGCGGCTGCTCCGTTTCGGGGTCGATAATCTCAGGGATGAAGTGGTCCTCAAAGATATGTAGACCGTTTTTCACGGGGCATTCGCTGGCGACGCCGGGACCAATGACCTCGCTCAGACCGTAGATGTCGATGGCCATGATCTCCAGGCGGTACTCCAGTTCGCGCCGCATCTCTTCGGTCCAGGGCTCAGCGCCGAAGATGCCCGCTTTCAGGCGCAGCTTTTCCCGGGGGATCTTCATCTCTTGGATCGCCTCGGCGAGGTAAAGGGCGTAGGAAGGCGTGCAGGCCAGGATGGTGGCGCCGAAGTCCTGCATCAGCTTGAGTTGCCGCTGAGTGTTTCCGCCGGACATGGGCACGACGGTGGCGCCGAGCTTCTCGGCGCCATAGTGGATGCCGAGGCCGCCGGTGAAGAGGCCGTAGCCGTAGCTGACTTGGACGACTGAGTCGGCGTCAGCGCCGGCGCAAGCCAGGGTCCGGGCGGTCACTTCCGACCAGGTGTCAAGGTCCTTGCGGGTATAGCCGACGACAATCGGGTTGCCCGTCGTGCCGGAAGAAGCGTGGACGCGGACGATCTCGCGCATGGGAGCCGCGAAGAGTCCATAGGGGTAGTGGTCGCGCAGGTCCTGCTTTACCGTAAAGGGCAGTCGACGCAGGTCCTCCAGGCTTTGCACATCCACGGGCGTCAATCCGGCGGCCTGCATCTTTTCCCGGTAGGCAGGCACATTGTGATAGACCCGCTCCACAAGGGCTTTTAGCCGTTGGAGTTGCAATGCCTCCAATTCCTTGCGGGCCATGGTTTCCATCGGTCGGTTCCAGATCATGGGTCACTCTCCTCAGCTCGTCTTTTTTGATGTTTGATTCTAAGATGGTTTGGCGGCTGCCAACCGCTCAAAGGCAAGAAGTTGTTCACGGGTGCCGAAGAGGATGACCAGGTCGTCGGCCTCCAGCTTTTCTGAACCCTGCGGGTTCGATATGAGTTGGCGTCCCCGATAAATGGCGACCACCATCGCTCCCGTCTCTTCACGAATACGGGCTTCGACAAGAGTCTTGCCAATCAGCGGAGACGGGTTTTGCAGGATCATCTCTTCCATGCTGAACTCGTACTCCCTGTCATGGAGGACTGTATCGA
This region includes:
- a CDS encoding phenylacetate--CoA ligase family protein encodes the protein MIWNRPMETMARKELEALQLQRLKALVERVYHNVPAYREKMQAAGLTPVDVQSLEDLRRLPFTVKQDLRDHYPYGLFAAPMREIVRVHASSGTTGNPIVVGYTRKDLDTWSEVTARTLACAGADADSVVQVSYGYGLFTGGLGIHYGAEKLGATVVPMSGGNTQRQLKLMQDFGATILACTPSYALYLAEAIQEMKIPREKLRLKAGIFGAEPWTEEMRRELEYRLEIMAIDIYGLSEVIGPGVASECPVKNGLHIFEDHFIPEIIDPETEQPLPYGEKGELVFTTITKEGFPVIRYRTRDISVLHAEPCPCGRTHVRMEKVSGRSDDMIIIRGVNVFPSQVESVLLKLGLTEPHYVLVVDRVGTLDTLEVWVEVSDKLFSDEVRNLEKIERTIQRELESLLGLTARVRLVEPKSIERSEGKAKRVIDRRKKQ